TAGATATCATTGCTGCTCAGAAGGTTCGGTGGCTGTCGGCAATCCCCTTCATCGGGTTGTGGCAGTTGGGACTCATGCTCGACTACAGGATTTTCTTGCTTTGGGCCCACCATGAGCAAATCATCCTTACATGGCCCCATTGGCTGCTAGGATATCTTTCCTGCCTTCCAGTAGCAAGAGGACAGAGGGATTTTAAATCTAAATTTGAAAACTAGAATTTTAGAAAGAGCAGGAATTGGGAAATCTCAAATAAGAGCCCTTCTTTTCTGGCTTTCACGTTCGTCTTATCAGCCACTAGGGCGTCCGCGATGCACAGGCCTTTAGCTAGGATTGCagcatttatttttctcttgGATTATTTTACAATTTAATTAGTTAAACTGTGTTTTGGAATTTGGTTGAGGAAAGTGGACTAATTGTCGCTCGCCCACGCATGGTGATCCTCTTAATATGAAGGTAGAGAGAGCTAAATTGAGAAAGTTCACGAAGACAAAGGTATAACAGACGTAGATGTGGAGACAACTGCCGCCCGGGGGGCTTCTTTCCAGTTCATAGATTCGTTTATTCCTCCTTCCCCGTTGCATGACAAGAACGGCTAGGGGGCGTATTGGTCCCATCGTCCTTTTGCATCCACTCTTTTGCCATTCACACCAACACTTGGGCTTCTAGTGTTGTAGTCTCTCTGTCGGATAAAGCTTATCCTCTGATACCTTTCTTCAGGGCTTAACATTAATTTTGCTATCCACCATTGCCGTATCTTCGGTTGCCTGTCATCATGGGCGGACAGACGGTGATCACTTTCTGTTTAAAAGCCTCCTGATGCGCTTGGTTTCCGCGTCTCAACTTTGTAATGGTGGACGCGTCTTCGTGGTTCTCTATGGGATTACACAAACTATGTGATTTCCTTGGAGAAGGATTTTTGTTGCTAAGCTTGAAATTTGGTTTTAAATTGGTTTCAAGCTCAATTGCATGTACGTATTACTCCGTCATCTTAAGAGGGAAAATATTTTGTAGCCGCAACCTCGATTTTGTATTTGTATTTATACCTGAAGGCCATCTCATGGATGAATACATAATGATGGGGCACTAAATATGTATGGTAACCCTGCGCTCCTAGGTTTGATCGGATCATGGCCAAGATGGCAACTTTGCAGCTTATCAAcataatcaaatcaaatcaaCTTCTACCAACCAGACGATCAAGTCGAGTATAGCAGAAACAACCGACCTCTAAGGTTGAGCTCGCCAACTCAGCCAGACAACCACTCGGCTCAGCATCGAGCCAACTAGAGTCCTTTCATCTCAGATCATAGCCACATGCCTGAGTCATTGATGGCACATTTCTAAGCCGTTACAACGTGCTCTCAGATGGTTATAGTCGGATCCCATATGATTACAGTGGAATCTCCGACAATTATAGCGCTCTTAGAACATAATCTCTAGGGATTCTGCATCCTTAAGGTATAAATAGACCTAGAGACCCTTCATGAAAGGTAACTGACAAAAATCCTAACTGAACGGCATCTCTGTATCTTTGATTCCTTCTTCATGCCCACACAAACCCTCTTTGTTCCCAAACAAACACTCATCCTAACTTTTAAGTATTAGAGGATCCGGCTAGAGCAAAGCTCTAGCAAATTCTTTGGTCTTGTTTGTTATCTTGCAGATCGACAAAAGTAGCCCACATCAGCGAGCCGGAAATTGGCAGCAACATATAGGAATAGCAATCTCTGCATCTCAACCTATCCAACAAATGTGCTAATCAAAGCTGAGAGTGTTCTTGTTGAGTTAACTACTAGCAAAGTAGTTTTATAGTCGGATGGAAGATCGCAGTCATCCATGCTTCCAAATAATTCATGTTTCCTCATGCATATCTCATCCTTCCATCCTGTCGCCTACATTACATGTGCCGTGCTCGTGCTTCAAAAACAAACGCCATCTTAAAAGGCTCCAATCAGTAAATAATCAAGGCAACGATTTCTGCATTAAATCAAATCCAAAGTTTATAAAAGGTTGGTCACTGTTCATGAATAAAATATTTGAGTGAAGGATAAATGTCATGTTGATAGCTGGTCATAAAATTTGCTTAATCCTGCCATGCTGGATGGGATTGTCATCCTCCAGCCATCTTCTTGGTCCTAAAAGGTCAAGCAGCTAATGCAAATAGAACTAAATAGACTGCAACGACCTTTACTTACATTTTGTTGAAATCACTACTTAtcttaaaagcttaagctaataggataaggtagatttatttatatatttttttaccaCTCCCCCTTATATGTGGTCCGGACTTTTCTTTTAATGGGtgagcccaacatgtgaaatttttctAATAATAGGGTTAAAGAGTGCGGAGACAGGATTCAAACTCATGACCTctactctgataccatattgaaatcaccacttgtccttaaagcttaagctaataggataaggtagatttatttatatatattatatattttttttacacaTTTTGAGATTAATCAGCTAGTCGATAGTTGGTGGTGAAGACATTAAACCATGGAAAAATTGTCTTGCCCAAATAATGGCTCCATGAGGCCACGACTAACTCGACCTTAGAAATGCAATGGCCATAGAATTCATATGGACAAATGATTGATTTAAGCTGCGATTGGTCCAAACTTTCTAAAAACGGCTTCTTACGGCCTGCCCAGAATGCCCCTATATACCTTCAGTTTCAAGACTTTGTTCGCACAGCGAATAAAGGCCGGATTGAAGGGGGCAGTTAGTTGGCTGCTTCTTGGCCACGGCCCCCCTGCTTATAGATACGCGATACTTGTTCTAAATTCTAAGGCTTCAACACAGCTCTTCTGcacagaagaaagaaaaggtacCTCCCTTTTCCCACATGCACCATATCCAACTTAATGGCGATAAAATGTTTCTAGGAATGACCATTCTATGATTCTGCGGGGGTTTGCTACCTTCGGCTCATACAAGCACATTGGGAGTCGTATCACGATTACCCCACTAGGTAAAGGACCACAAGCCTAGTCCGAGAAGTTAACATCGATTTTGCTGAAAAGCCTTCTTGAATTTTGCAACACTTACCGAATGCAGAGACTGTGTGCCACCCACAATCTTCTTCTCCTTGTACGCTTGCATGTCTCGAAGTAGCCGTTTGTATGCTAAGATTCAGTGTCGGTGGACGGGGGACAGGATCCCCGTGCCCTCTCTTGGGTGTAATCGAGCAAAGAATGAACAGAACTCGATGAGGCTGCTGGATCCAAGACTGGGACCAAACTCCAATGGTTACATTCACCAATGTCACTTGTTGGTCTGTCTAAGCTACACTATAGACTAAGGACCGTCGAACTATCCCAAATCGGATAGTTGAGATGCACCAAACTAAACCGATCAATTATCGAGATAGTTTAGCCGGTCGatctagttttctttttttaaaacaaaaaaatctcTAATGGTGGCTTCGTGATGACGACGACGATGCTATAAAGATGAAAATATCCATATggatctattttcatatctgaatctaactaaatatgaataaaaatttgaGTATCTAACTATTATctgtatccatatctatattcattaaaaaaactATCCAATCCATATCCAAATATCTAACTCTATTTATTATAGCACTCATAATTTTTTAAGAGAAATAAATGACTACATTAATATgctattaatttgatttatcatCTGCATAGTAATATCTTTAATTCTGCAGCCATAAAGTTTTATCCGACTTATATTTACATTTGTGTCTATACTTCCAATATCCaatttatatatgtatctatttaaaacgaatatggatatgaatttttTGCATGCAACTAACATCTATATCCATATCTGTAtttgtcaaataaaataaatatggatatagatatatTAGTATTTGATCTGATTTCAACCCTACGATGCTGGCTAGGGTTGGGGTTTAGCACGGGCTGCACGTCTAGGGTTAGGGTACCGGTgcacctcccttcctccctcttctcttcttttctctctctccccctcctctctctctcccccctccctttccttggttcctgGGACACCTTGGCTTAGTACAATATATTGCAATACCATATCGAACCAATCACCAACCGATACGACCTTTGGTACTGGTTCAGAGAATCGCATGTTAATTGTTGGATAGAAATCTAATGAAGGCCTTGAGATCATCTAAGAAATGAACCCAGACATTTGCTGGGCAAAAAGAGCTCCAATCAAGCCCATAGCTGGTTTGAGAATTGGTCCGAGCATATTTGGCCTAGCTCTATGTGGTCAAAGCTACAACCTAAAAATGTTTTGAGTTCCCTTTAAGCATGCAAAAAGCAAATCAATACATTTTTTAAGTATAATAGAACAATGTCTTTTCAGCATCATGAGGCATTTCAACTCTAATTTGAATGTTCATTCAGTTGCATGCATTCCGTTGAAGGAGCAAAACCAGCCCTTCTCCAAGGTTTTGCAGCTATAACTTATAAGAGCAAAATCAACCTTTAAAATATGTTTCCTATGATTTGATCCCAACAAAATATATGGAAACCATGTGtatatttttccttcaaatcaaaaagttttagtcaCAAGATGGCATGCGGTTTAACAATTGCTTAATGGGCCGGATGAAACACTTAAAGGCATAACACAAACTAACTTGAGGTGCTCATGGAAGAATTTCAAGGGCTGATGACACCTAATTGCAGCGTGATCCAGCGGAAACAAGCCAGGAAGATCAGAATTGTTGTCCCGACACACAACCAAATCCAAAAACCGTAATGAACTCACTAAatctaattattatttttactaCTTCACTGTATTCATTTGGATCAAATCATGATCCCTCAAGTCTGGAGAGGTTTCGCCAACCTAAAAAAATGGGAGAAGACCACCCGGACGAGTCCATTGCATCAAACACTATAAGCTACAAAATCGCAATACCATAGGTTAcagattactggattgcttcaGTGTAATACGACAAATTCTGGCTTGTTATGACGTGTGCTTTAGTGAAGGATTCCACCACAAATCTCCTCCTTAAAGTCGCCCTCTTGTCGAAAATAAGcatcatattttatttttttttcgaaagatTAAAAGTAAACACAATATAACCAACATTTAACACGACGTATCCAGATAGGACTCAGCCAGATTCGAGATCTAACATAGATACTAGCGTATCTATCCTACCAACTTTTTCGGCTCCCCCACATGGAAATAGGGCGCCTTTAGATAAGGACTACGACGATTCTAAAGTCCAGGGGTCTATATATACTCGGATACTCCCGACCCTCGAGCCTCCAGATCCCGCCGGCGAGCTAAGAAAGCCCGGAGCCGGAGCTCCACAAGCCCCATTGCAACCATTGCTATGGCTTTCAAGATGGTAATACCGACGTATGTCGTCTATGGAGTTCGTCGAGTTTGCTTCGAAAGGCTTTTGATTAGTTTTTCCGATGGCAGGCAAGCGAGGGGATGAGAGTGACGGAGGAGTGCCGGCAGTCGTTCATGGCCATGAAGTGGAAGCGGGTTCACCGATACGTCGTGTACAAGATCGACGAGAGGTCGAGATCTGTGATGGTGGATAGGGTGGGAGGTCCTGGCGAGGGATACGAAGAGCTTGCTGCCTCCCTCCCAAACGACGACTGCCGCTATGCTGTCTTCGACTTCGACTTTGTCGTCGACAAATGCCGGAAGAGCAAAATCTTCTTTATCACCtggttctctccctctctctcagaCTCTCAGTGGTTGTTAAGAtaggagtttttttttataagagaAATAGTAGAATAATGAACGTCCGGGAAACACAGGTTTCTGCAGCAGAATGAGAAATCTATAGACATGGTGATAAGGTGATTATACGTACAAGTTTAGGTTGACGTGGTCTCGAAAATTAATAAGCCTAGATGTGGATGCAACGGAACCGCGATTTGTAAGAAAAGCAATTGAAGAGCTCATCATTTAGGTGGATCAGATTTTCAGACTGGCCTATGATGGCAAAGAAATTGATAGGGCCAATTCTTTGCTCAAAAATACCAATCCTGAATGCTAAATATCCATGATGTATATTTTTTCCCTTCATGTACAGGCGTACATCAAGATTGACATCGCAGCTTGTACCGGCCGGCTACCAATTTGGTATGGTACAAATCCATATTGTATCATGCCAGAGCGTACCACAacaggagaggaaggaagagagagagaggagggtgagggagggggagagagagaaagaaagagggagggggagagagaaaacCCTAACCTTAGGAGAATTTGggttagagagaagaagaatggaAGAAAGGATGGTGGAGAGGTGGAGagcgagagagaaaaagagaaagctaTACCTCTTTGGCTACGTTGGAGTCGAAATCACTATCAAGGTCGATCAACCATCATTGTTGGTCATTCACATTACATACCATGGAGCTTCGAAGCTCACATCATGACAAAGAGGGAGGACCTCGGTCATGGTGGAAGATCAATTGATCGAGAGAGAAGGGCGTGGAGAGAGAGTGATTCAAAGGGGTCAGGACCTTGCGGGGCACAGGGGGGCGGGGACCATGTTAGATGCACTTGATTTGCCCGAGCTTTGAGATAGAGACACAAGGACTTATTGTTAATCTACACTGCTAGCCTTGCCAAACCTATATGATACATCTTCGGGTCGAGATCATGCTTGTTACTGTCTTTGTTACTACATTCCTTAATCTACACTGCTGACAAACTTATTTGTTGTTAACTATGCTGAACCACTAGCGTCATAGCATACTTTTTGTTGATGGCCCAAATGATAATGGATTAGAATTAATTGAACGGATttgccccttttttttcttctccccaGGTCTCCAACTGCGTCAAGGGTAAGAGCAAAGATGCTGTATGCCACCTCAAAACAATGGCTGAGGAGGGCGCTCGACGGAGTCTGTTATGAGGTGCAGGCCACGGATCCCACTGAGATGGGGTTTGATGATGTTATCAGAAAACGGGCCCAATGAGCAGCTAAAACTGCTTGCTGACTGTGCTTCTCTCCTTCCTTATTAAATATGTCAAACTTCTTATGTACATATCAAAACTTCATGTCACCATTAGATTCTCACCAAGGAGGGAGCCTGGTAACCTACCCTTCGTCATTTCTATTAATATGGTCTGCTTGTATTGTTGTGATGtgagaaagaaaataaagacaAGCAGGGCTGTTAGTTCTCTCTTCGAAATATAAGTTAATCAAAAGTACTAATGCACCGGAGAGCTTTCTGAGCTTTTCTAGGTGCGATCATACCAGTACTAATGGACCGGATTCTAGGCTGCGTATTTTTTCCCCAAGCAAACCTAGGCCTGGCTTGAAAAATAACTGGACCAACAGGGCATAAATCGTTTTGTAGGCAAGCCCAAAGACCAGGCTTGGGCCACATCCAAAATATTAGAGTGCTTTTAGgcataaaagaggaagaatttgaaatatttgatcGATAAGTCTTATGTCTGATGGCATGTGAATATATGACTAAATCAAGCATGTGTCTCATAAACAGCTAGCTTATCCTATATCCCCATCTGctacaaaagaaagaggagTCAAAAGCACTTGCCACCAACAATATCGTAAAAATTTAAGGCATAACGCTCCTGAAtttgatttattaaaaaaaataatcaaatgacAAGCAATGTAAAAGATGAAAAGGAGTCTCACAAATTGCTGTTGACTAAAAATTGAAGTGTTGGATAGTTGAATGCAGTTCTGATTCCCCTGCAACATTTCTACTCCTTTGATGTCATAATCATCAATCCCAATGCACCAATGATTAAGTACTGccaaaaaaacagagaaagaggagaaaaaaaaaagttgaaaacaAAGCGGCCTGAACCTGAAAATAACTACAACAGGATAGCTCCATATATTATTCTGGATCGGCAATATGTTGAGATGGAGTTATCAGCGAAAAAGATGAACACACCTAAAGTGATTATGCTTAAGAAAAGACAGTTTAACAAGATACAGAAGTGAGAAGAATTACATTGATAAAGACATTTTTGAACAAACCATGACAACAAcctaatatattaataattcaaacaaGCCAAGTTTGTTCCAGTCTTTTACCCTTGGTCATTTTTTATATGTGTTAAAACAAGTTTGAATACACCTGTTTTCCTATTCAATAACTTCTTTAATAAATGGCTGGGATGAAATTCAGATGTCAAAGTCACTAATTAGAACATGTCaattcctccttccaagcataaATTTATGTTGGCTATTCTCAAGACAGCATACCTTAATAACTGGCTTCTCATTCATGATAATGGTAACCCATCCAACATATGGCAAAACTCTGTATCGATCCAATTTTGAAGTAAAGAAATAAGTAAAAATACAAAAGTGGACATGCCAAAAAAACAAATATTATAAGAAGAATATGATGTTAAAATGTAATAACTAATTCTTACCCTATAGCTCGCCCTGTGATATGATGCTTCTGAAGCCAAAGCTGACCGTAAGGATAAAGAAGCCTATCATCTTCTTCATTATTATCTCCTGATGTTCAAACCCATAAATGTAACTGTTCACTGATGAACACTACAAAACCAGTATGGAATGAGAAAAAATTGAGGGCAGAATCCTAGTTTAATAATTTCGCTTTCTTAGGTTTCCAGATATTCCTAGTCTTACCATTTATTTCTCACATTACACATATTTATATTTCTAGGTGTATCTATCTCTTTGACTAATTAATCTTAAACTTCTAGATGTACGAACCAATGGCTCTCTGCCTCGACATTATGAAACTAGGCATCATATTTTCTCACAGTTGATGTCTCTGAGGATCAACAGAGAAAACATAAAAGCAATAATACTCAAGATCTGTACAGGCATTCTAGCACAAAAGAATATTGCTCTGATAATAATTAGTAGTGAATACATCCCAGTAGAAAATCAAAGCAATGTTATTGAGGTAGAAAGTGTAGGACAATGAACAAAGCATAATATTTTGCACATTTCTGACAATTTTGTTCTCATTTCCTTTGTCAAGGATGGAAAACTGAAAATTTGCATGGCATCAACATGGCGGAATTAAAGAGGTTTACCAGCAGGATTATTGAATTTTTATTAGTCATGCAGATTATCATAAGGTTCATAATGGTTTCCTAAATTCTTGAGTAAAGGGTACAATATTTTTCATACCTTTTGTGAGAACATCAACTTCTCCTGTGTCTTGCCGCTCATGGACCTGGGTACAAAATTAAGGAACAAAATTAAAGCTTATGAAAAACCAATGAGAAATAGTATCAATTTCTAGTGAAGAAATTATGAGAATCTTCCTGTAGGAACGCAGACAAAGAAACTTACAGTTAAATCTGAACAGTGGCAAAACAGTCAGGTAAGTTACTACAACTAGATTTGCAGCATATAGGTCAGGATCAATGTGAATAATGCTCTGATCTTACAGTAGATAGTAAGAATGGCATCACAGGCATCATTACTAAGATTTGACAAGAATAACAAGAATTTACTTGTCATCAGAGCATAAGAGGGTTTGTGTAGATCAAGGCCAAACTGGAAAAGAAATATAGATCCATAGAAAAGGTCTGGGACCCAAAAGTAAACCTTATTCACCAACCTGGAACGATGGATATGGTGAAAAGAAATATGATCCAAATAGACTTAACCAAACTTGAAGGAACCTGAACAGAGTTCACATCAAAGTCTATAAAATTCAGACCTAACATGAAACTGAATTAAAGCAATGCCAAATGTACTGAGTGAGTCTGTCAAGGTCACGAAACCAAAAACAGACCAGACCCACTTATCCCTGTTTAGGATACCAGCTATGAGTTTTCTTTAAGAGCAACAAGCCAACAACATTGGCATCTCAAATAATGAGACTTCAGAGCATCATGAAATCACATAAGAAGTCTGTTCTAGGCCTCAAACACTAACACACAAGATAATAAAATAAGCATATGTTTTCCTAAGTTGGAGCTCTAAGCCTCTAAGGATGGTGTAGacaagaaaaaattaaataagaatGAAGGCAATCAAAGAAGAAGGTAGATagaagagggaaaagaaaaagctaaggCAGAGCAACTGCATGGTCTGTTCAATCAGACTATTTGCATGCCTGTCTGCCTCGATTAATATGTTGAAAAAACCTTATCATACATAACAGATCAAAATGCCCTGAAGCAGTGTTCTCCTGGAGTTGTTGCATATTTTTGGGCTAAAATTAGGCCAAACAGAGATAAGGCAAGAGCCATACACAGCAAATCACTTAGAAAGAATTCGAACCACCATTAGAACTATCGCTTGCACATAATTAACAACAACCTAGCTATCAAATCTTCAACATTCCCTCTTAAGCCATAGATATAAATCCTTGCAATGACATTGAATGAGTCAGACCATCTCAAAAGCTTCGGTTAACATTCTTGCAACCTGAACCATTGATCGATAGATATGAATCAGTTACTTTCTACCTTTAACTTATGTCGCTCCAAACTAACTTGCTTATTCTTTACTAAAAGATTGGATAGCTGGCTACATGTCCAACTGCTTGGTCAATAAAAAATGTAACTTTTTTCAATGAAAACCTAACTTCTAGACATTATCTGACTGGTCCACTCTATTTCTTAGTTCTCCATAATAGTTAAAAGTTAAGCATTTACATCCAAGAAACTTTAGTAGATTATGGTTACTCTATtgttcattaaagaaaattcccAATCAGCAGCTGCATATCCTTCCATCTTTTCTTGCTAGATTCATAAAGTCATAAGTATTTCCATGTTGTTGATGATTATTTTCTAGGTTGTTGATTTGGAACAATAAAATGATCAAGCAATGAACCCAAAATGGGAAGAAGATGGCACAAAGGAGTGAGGAATAAATAGGCTTCAGTTTCTGACTGCCACTGGTATGTGTCAGCCAAAACAGGAATCGTTAGAGTAGGTTTAGGCAAAAACTGGTTGTAACATGCAAAAACCATTCCTGCCCCTGAATGAAGGAGGATTACAGGTTTTTGACCATTTTTACTTACTTTCCGTCATTTTTTGGCCATGAGAAATATCTCATTTCTTTTGACCAAGGCCATGTGTTGCTAGATTTTGCTCCAATCTTACAAAAACTTGAGTAGACTGGCAAGGATTTCATCAAATTACAGTTTACCCAAAAAATGAGTTTAAGTAAAATTATTAAAGTCCCTTCTTTTCTCTATAAAAATCTTCAGATCTATACTGAAGAATAAGTATATTGCAAGAAAAGCAAGAACTTATAAATTGCTGTCAAGACACGAGACAATGAGGATGCTGTTGGAAGTTTTAATTtgaaaagatttaaattttaaaaataaaaaaactaatcTTATCCCTTAATTGTTAGTTGTTTCAAAAGCTTTAAAATTCCTTCCTTTTTTGTCCCACATCAAATATGAGAAAGCAAGTCTTCTTGCTTAAACGGAAACCCCATCCCATTAAGGCCAAGTTGGGCTTTGAGGGAAGCGGACTGGTGACAACACGCGCATGCACACGCTCGGCTCGGCTTGGTAAGGCCAACTGGCTGTGCCGTGCCCATTTAAATGGCAAGGTGGGGCGTGGGCAATGGAACATATCCGAACACATCACATCCACTCCCTCTGATACTTTATCTCTCATGGCGCATTGCTTCCGAGTTTCCAAGTTTCTTccactttcttcttccttttctaggCAACTGAAGGAAATCATTCAGGTCAAACCTCATCGTGCTTGTTGGAGGAGGATTGGGCTGAGCCAGGTTGTACTTTGAGGACAAGATCGCCGCAAACCCATATGTAGAGGATAAATCACGTTCTTAGGGCAGTGTCAATCACACGCCTCGATCCAGGCAAGATTTTTTCAatcttctaattttcttttagtattttttttcttttataatacTATTCTAAATTTATAGAAATAGGAACATAGTAATTTCTAGGCCATATTTCACCAATAGATGCGTGTGCAGATAGGCTAAAGTGACTATTGCATTCAAAGACCCATGATCATGCATTAGAATAGGTACCAAGGACATAAGGCACGATAGCATTTCCTAAAGCTACGTATGCATGGAATATCCAAGGAAGCCAagaatgtatatatataatcttgGATCTTACAAGATCACATGAGGTTCCTGAGTGCTATAATCTTTTTTAGTGTAGGTCTGAGGAAAACTAGAATACTATAGAGTTGTTTATTGCATATTTCTCTATAGtgaactcgaaaaacataaaagTTATTGATGATGATGCCCACAATGATGATGACACCGATGATGATAATGGTGGTGGTTATGGTGATGATGGTAAGGACAATGATAATGAAGTTCAAATATGTAATATGTAAAATATGttcaaatatttacatggtatttGACCattgttttccattcatcagaTATAAGATGCCTAGATAGGTAGAGCTATATATACAAGAGTAACATCCTTCACATATAACTGGGCTTAGATTCAGtttcaaaacaaatcaagaaaTGGGTGACAAGCTTGATGTCCTTGCTGTGTCTTCTGGTGCTAAAAATGTGGGTTCGATTCTAGGAATCATAAATGCTGAGCAGAGGCCTGGATGAAAGTGATGGGCGAGGCGATCTCACATATAAGGGTGGTGAGTTAGTGTTTCACAAATATTAAATCTTACGAAAGCTAATTCTGTAACAGCTAATATCAAAGCAAAAATCTAAATAAAGGTGAGTGTCATATCTACATCCAAGCAGGCAATTGTCTTGATCTAGAGCTAGGTGAAGGCAATGATTGCTAGAGCTAGCTAACTGAAACCAATAAGGAGAGCAACTTGCAACAAGGATGCAAGTACCAGTGAGTACCGGCGGTACTAAATCTTACCACTAAGAAACCGATACAAGTACACCCCTCATATTGATACCATACTAACACATGCTTACTACCCTGATTTTATGTGCCAGCATAGCATGTATTGTTATGGTACTGTACTGTAAAGTATCAGTATGGGTTATCAATACCAGTACTTTAAACCTTGCCTTGCAGTATAATTCTTAACACAATGTGTGTTAGTATATTTAGAGGTGGCTATGGAAAAGGGAGATATGTTGCTGACTTGGAGCTCATAATAAAGTTTGAGCAAGAGAAGTGCATGTATATAATCAAGGACTTATAAAAGTTGCCTTGTGTTGATATATGCAGTCAAGGCCCAAAGTTCTAGAAGGTGAGGATGTGAAGACAGAAGGTTATGTAGAAGCCAGAATAATAAGGAACTGTGGCACCTCATATAATGCAAGACAAAAAGCAATACTTGAAATAAATCCATCATGATGGCATGAAGCTTAATATTATGATCAAGACATAAGAATGATGAAGAGGGGCAAAAATGGAGGAGAGCGAACAACTCAGAGATAGAACATGCACCATAGGAATGCTGCATGTCCATAAAAATTGATTATAGGTGTGACTCTCTCTTATGGCTTTCAAGTACTTGGGCTGGAAGAATCTTAAGAGTCTAAAGCAAACAAGTACTATAATGGTACGCATACAAGTTCACGTACTCATGCGCAACATCATGAGTTTTCCAAAGGATAATGACGTCTCAAGGGAGCATTTCAACATCTTCCATTAGAAGTAGCACTGTTAAGATgtaaatgatgatgatgaagcaGGGGCCTACTTTTGACCTTGAAATTACATAAAATATCTATAag
Above is a genomic segment from Phoenix dactylifera cultivar Barhee BC4 chromosome 2, palm_55x_up_171113_PBpolish2nd_filt_p, whole genome shotgun sequence containing:
- the LOC103706167 gene encoding actin-depolymerizing factor 5-like: MAFKMASEGMRVTEECRQSFMAMKWKRVHRYVVYKIDERSRSVMVDRVGGPGEGYEELAASLPNDDCRYAVFDFDFVVDKCRKSKIFFITWSPTASRVRAKMLYATSKQWLRRALDGVCYEVQATDPTEMGFDDVIRKRAQ